In Arthrobacter sp. CJ23, the genomic window GGGCCCGGTCAAGTTCAACGGCCGCAGCACCGACACGGCCAAGGCCCTGCGCTGGCAGATCCAGCGCGAGAGCGGAACCGGCGAGAAATCGGACTACCTCAACGGACAGACAACAGCGTCCACCGTTCCCGGTGAGGGCGGCGTCTTCAGCTTTGCGGTGACCCTGGCGCAAGGAAAGTACGAGCTCCGTGTCTCCCAGCTTGGCGGCCCGGCCGGTGCAACGGAGCTGAACACGGACACCAGGACCTTCAGCGTCCGCTGACGACGGGTGGATGGTGACGGCAGGCCGGTGACAGCTCCGACATCACATGCGGCAGCTCACCAGCGGCCCAGGATGTCGCTGGAGAGCACGACGGCGGCGGGTCCCGCCGTCGACGACCGCAGCACGTGGTGGCCCAACAGGGCGGTGACGGCGCCGGCGTCGCTCAGGCGGGTGACCTCGCGGGGCGAGATTCCACCCTCCGGTCCCACAATCAGCAGCACTTCGCGGGACCGCTGTTCCCCGGAACCTTGCTCCGGCAGCTCCTCCCGCCACTGTTCCAGCACCGTCCGGAGCGGCCTCCGGGCGTCCTCGTGCAGGATGACGGCCAGGTCCGCCGACTCGACGGCCTTGGCCAGCCCGGCAGTGTCCACGATGGAGCGGACGTCCGGGATCCAGGCGCGGCGTGCCTGCTTGGCCGCCGCGGTGACCACGGACTGCCATTTCGCGTGGGCTTTCGCGGCGCGGTCGCCCTTCCAGCGCACAATGGAGCGTTCGGACTGCCAGGGAACCACCGAGTCGATGCCGAGTTCCGTGGCGGTCTCGGCCGCAAGTTCGTCCCGGTCACCTTTGGCGAGGGCCTGGACCAGGACCAGCCGGATCGCCGGGCGGGGTTCGTCCAGGATCTCGGAGGCCACCACGGCCAGGGTTCCGGATCCGGCCTCGGAGACCCTGCCGGTGAGCCGCTTTCCCGCACCGTCGGCGATGTCCACGGGCTCGCCTACGGCAAGGCGCTTCACGGTCACGGCGTGCCGGGCCTCGGCACCGTCCAGGACGAACACCGAACCGGGCCCCAGCCCGTCCAGGGCACCGGCCGGGGCGAAGAATACGGGGTTGCTCACCGCTACAGGTTACCGAGCTTGTCCCGGAGCTTGGCGAACACGCCGCCGCTGGCCACGAGCTTGCCTTCGGTGAACTGCTCGCCGCGCAGCCTGGCCAGCTGCTGCAGGAGTTCTTCCTGGGCCGCGTCAAGCTTGCCGGGCGTTTCCACGTGCAGGTGCACCTTCAGGTCGCCACGGCCGTAGCCGCGCAGGTGCGTGACGCCCAGGCTGCGCAGCGTGATGACCTCGCCGGACTGCGTTCCGGCCTTGACGTCGATGGTCTGCGTGCCGTCGAAGGTTTCCAGGCGCAGCTCGGTGCCAAGGGCGGCGGCCGTCATGGGGACGCTGAGCGTGGCGTGGAGGTCGTCGCCGTCGCGCATGTACGTGGAATCGTTGTTGACGCGGATCTCCACGTACAGATCGCCGGCGGGGCCGCCTGCGGGCCCTGCCTCGCCCTGGCCGGACAACTGGATGCGCGTGCCGGTGGCAACGCCGGCAGGGACCTTG contains:
- a CDS encoding 16S rRNA (uracil(1498)-N(3))-methyltransferase, with protein sequence MSNPVFFAPAGALDGLGPGSVFVLDGAEARHAVTVKRLAVGEPVDIADGAGKRLTGRVSEAGSGTLAVVASEILDEPRPAIRLVLVQALAKGDRDELAAETATELGIDSVVPWQSERSIVRWKGDRAAKAHAKWQSVVTAAAKQARRAWIPDVRSIVDTAGLAKAVESADLAVILHEDARRPLRTVLEQWREELPEQGSGEQRSREVLLIVGPEGGISPREVTRLSDAGAVTALLGHHVLRSSTAGPAAVVLSSDILGRW